One Oscillospiraceae bacterium genomic window, TGCCCCAAGGCGGAATGCTTTTCTGACGATGTCGGCATACTTTTGTGTCCACACTGGAACATCAAAACAGCATATGTTCCAACTCAGAATGACATACTCGGCATTGTTGCCCATAGCCGACAATCTCCCTTATAAAAACTAAAACCATATCAGTTTTCAATTTCAAATCAAGGAGGATATATCATGAAAAAGACTATTTTTATCTGCATTCTCTCATGCCTCTTTTTGTTGGCAGCTTGTGGAACCCCTCGTGAGCCGACTACGGAGCAAACGCCAGAATATCAGGCGAATATCCCTCTTAGCGACGATGTTATCAGCCCAGACGGCACTATCAACTTTGAGCATGTAATCCTCCCAGAGCCAAGCACTTATCCCGCCGTTATGCTTATATCCGTTGCTTGGCTGGGGGATACGTGGGAACAATATTTTGATGCATCCGAAGTCGTTATTATTGCACACGTAAATAATGTTGATCGCTATGGGTACTATGAGATGGAAGGCTATGAGGACGGCCATTATATCAGCCTGCCAGAATCATTTCCGCGATTAACCGTTATTGATGTCTTCAAAGGTGATTTGCTGCCCGGCGACAATATTTTACTTCGTCAAATAGGGTACACTACTGAAGATAGCCACGACTTTGGAAGCGTGCAGGGCGTCCCGCTGTTGAGGGAAGATATGGTTGTGCTGTTATTCTTAAACGAATTTTCTATTGACACACCGGAACGTCTAGCGCATATATCGCTTGAAAATATGCCCGTATTCAGCGTTGTGGGCGCGTATCAAGGCGCATTCTTTTTCGATTCAAGCGGGTATATGCATCAAAGCAGTTTGTTTGGCCCTGAACCCTCAACGTCCAAAGACATAGAAGAGCTTCATTATGCTGATATTGTGGCATTGCTGCAAGAAGTAAGCCTGGTCAACGCACAAAATAACGACGATGAGCAGTAAACTTGCTCACAAAGAGCCGGTCAAATGACCGGCTCTTTGTGATTGTCAATATTTACAGAAAGTTCATTTTTAAGAGGCCAAATTTGCTTGACATCCCTGCTGCCATTTGCTATAATGACAACGTTGTAACTTTTTTGTAGCCGCTTTGTTACCTTCATATTTAGCGACGCATAACATGAAAGTACACAAACCAACAGGGGGATGAACTCTATTATGCGACAGATTGCCATCCCACGCGGCGACGCGTTGGGCGACGCAGCACGAATACATAAAAAGACTCAAAGCGTGCGCCGATTGGAAAAATCGCGCCGCAATATCGAACGCATGGCCATAAAAGGTCAAGTTGCGTCCGGTGCTATACTACACAATGTGCGCCCAAAGCTGTCATTGTTTGGACGCTTGCGGGCTTTTGTGCTATCAGCCAAGCATAGAGGCTATATTTTCGGCGTGTCGTTCCGAGAAAATGCGTATCGCGCACTCTGTGCGACAGGTCGGACGCTACAAAGTCCTTTTGTCGGCACATGGCGGCGCATTCGGGCACGTGATCACAAAGTTTATCGCCATGCACGGCTGAATGCCATTATCGTAACATTGCTTGTGGCCGGTGTCATTACTGCCATCGGGTTCTTTGATTTCGGCATTGCCGTTGACTTTAACGGTGAGCAGATCGGATTTGTTGCCAACCAGCAGGTGTTTGACAATGCGGTGTCTAATGTCAACCAGCAGGTTTCACGTATGCTGGGCGAGCCATTCCGTATGGAGTTGGACGTCGCTTACCACTACTCACTTGTTGACTCTCGGCAGATGTTAGAACAGCGCGACATTGAGCGCATTTTGTTCTCCTCGGTTGAGGGTCTTGACACCGGCTATATTTTGACCATTGACGGCACACAAGTCGGTGTTTCCGATTCACGCGAAAAACTTGATACACTGATTGAAGAGTACAAAGAGAGCCATGTTGAGTACGGTGTGGCAGTGGAGATCGCGTCAGATATTGAAATTTCACGAAACTGGGTCAGCGTTGACACATTTATGGGCAAAGATGAGCTCTATGAAGTGTTGCACCGTCCGTTGCGCGGCACTGTTGAATCAACAGTCAACGAAGGTGACACCATTGCGTCGTTCGCAGCCGCCTACGGTATGACGCCGGATATTTTGAAAAGCCTTAACCCCGAAACGCTCAATGGCGAAGATGTTGTTCCCGCAGGTACACGCTTAATCGTTAACCCGGCATTGCCATTGGTGTCCATGGCGACAACCACGACCGTTGAAGTTGAAGAAAGCATCCCGTTTGAGCGTGAAACAGTCAACAATGCCAATATGTTCCAAGGCGAGCGGCGTGTTTCACAGCAGGGTTCTTATGGCACACGAATGGCTACTTTTGACGTACGCGTTGTCGATGGTTTTGAGCAATCGCGCACATTAGTTAGCGAAACCATTACGCGTGAGCCTGTCACTGAGATTACACAAGTCGGCACGCGAGCGCGCCCCGCCACTGTGGCGCGCGGCAACTTTGTCCGCCCGCTACGCGGCAATTTCCGCGTGACTTCACACTTTGGTTGGCGGCGTTCCGGCTTCCACCACGGCGTTGACTGGGGCGCGCCGTTTGGCACACCCATTCATGCGGCTGACGGCGGACGTGTTGCCTTTGCAGGACGACGCGGCAATCTGGGTCTGGTTGTTGAAATCGACCACGGCAGCGGTGTACGTACTGTTTATGCACATGCCAGCTCTATCCAAGTCAGCGTCGGACAGCAAGTTTTCCAAGGCCAGCAAATCGCGCGCGTTGGCTCAACAGGCCGTTCAACAGGCAACCACTTACACTTTGAAATTCGTTTCAACGGTAACCCGGTGAACCCACTGCATCATTTGCGTGGTTGATCATTGACAGAAAAAAGCCATCCAATAGGATGGCTTTTTTTGTGGGGTGCTAATTTATTGCAATACGCCCCTACTTACTCTGTCAAAAAAGCAATCCATCACATCACGGGCGATAGGGGCGACATTGCCGCCTGAGTCGCCGCGTTCGACAACCACAGCGATGGCAATTTTCGGCGCATCAAAAGGCGCAAATGCTACAAAAATACCGTTGGTTTGGTCGTTGACCTGCGCACTGCCAGTTTTGCCTGCTACGGCAACAGGATAGTCACCGAAAATATGATAGGCTGTGCCGCCGGGCTGGCATGTTTTGCGCATGCCCTGCAGGATAGCTTCTAAATTGTCAACAGATACATCTAATTCGGCGACCTCCTTTGGCGTATTGCGCAGTTGTTCTTGACTGAAATCGTAGTTGTAGACATGGCTGATGATATGCGGTTGCAAACGCTTTCCGCCATTGGCCAACATGGCTGTAAAGTTGGCCATTTGCAGCGGTGTTGCCAAGGTATCCGATTGCCCGATTGCCATTTGCAATGTGTCTCCGGGATGCCATTGTTGGTTGCGTGACTGCCTGTGCGCCCTGCCGGCCAGAATGCCGGCTCGCTCGCCAGGAAGCTCTATGCCGGTCGGCTGCCCAAACCCCATTAAGGTCGCCATTTCTTCCAACGGCGCAATGCCTGCACGGTGCGCCGCATCATAGAAATAATAATTACATGAAACTTGCAACGCCGACACAATATTGACCGCGCCGTGCGTGCGGCGGTGGCTGCGATAGATATGACAAACAGGCGCAAAGCCTTGCGCTTCGAAAGCCGTGAAACGCCCGCGGTCGTATATATAGGTTTCCGGTGAGACCACGCCGCTTTTGAGCAGTGCCAGTCCGCTGCTCATCTTAAAGGTTGAGCCGGGCGCGTACAATCCGGCAATGGCGCGATTGAAGAGCGGCGCGGCCGGGTCATTGGTCAGTTCGTAAAACTGCGCATTGTAGACGGCAAGATCAAAAGTGGGGTAGCTTGCCATGGCCAAAATGGCGCCGCTCTGTACATCCATGGCGACAACGGCGCCGGCGTAGGCCTCGCGCCCCAATGCGTCGAAGTCTTGTTCCCCTGTTGCACGCATCTCAGCAATGCGACGGGCCAACGAATACTCAGCTGTTTTCTGTAACTCTAAATCAAGCGTTAGAAAGGCGTTGTCGCCGGGGGCGGCAGCTTGTATATCTGTCACGCCGACAACACGTCCAAGGCCGTTGCGTTCGACTTGTCGTTGGCCATCATGACCGCGTAAGTACTCTTCCAATACACGTTCCATACCATCTTTGCCAATAATGGCATCCATGGCATAGCCAAGACCGCTCATTTGTTCAAACTCTTCACGGTATATCGGCCCAATTCTGCCAAGAATATGAGCAGCGGCTTCGGTGGCGTAGTGACGCACGGATTCGCGCCCAATTCGTACGCCAAACAAATCGGCCTCAACAATGGCAGTGAGCAAATTAACGTCAATGTCGTCAACAAGGCGATAGGGCGGCAGTCCGCCCAACGCAAAACGCAGCGACAGCTCGTAGCGCACGGCTGTAACTGCTCGAACTTCATCATCGGGCAGGCTGTCGCTGATGCGATAGGCGGCGCGCAGCCGCTCAAAAAGCTCTTGTTCAGATAAATCCTGTCGCCAGCCACGCCAATCAAGATAGCGCGTTAAACGATTGCGATGTGTGTCGCTCATAGGTTCGGCAAAGGTGACAGTTGGCGCGACTTTGGTCAATTGCAACAGCGCAGCGATGGAAATATTGGCCTGTTCATGGTGACGAGCCAATGCGCTTATATCAAACTCCAAATAATGACGCAGCGTGTTGATAACCAGTGGACGACCGTGACGGTCGAGGATTTTTCCGCGCACGGCGGAAATAGGCTCTATGTGGGCGATAATGCGCAGTTCATCGGTCTGCGCGATAATTTGCTCGACCACTTGCAGTTGATAGAGGCGTGCTGACGACAAGAGAGTTGCTAAAACAAGGACAAACGTGAGGAAAGTCAGGCGGATTTTGTATTTCAATTTAATCCTCCTGCTTCATGAGTTCATACGTAATGGACACAGAGAAATGCGTTCCCTATAAGGGTTCGGCAATTTTTCGAAATATCGGATACACTACTGGCACTCCAAGCAACGACAGTGCCGTTTCCAGCGGCAGACGTGTCCAAAGCAGGCTTATATTCGCGCGCCCGGCTGCAAGTAAGAATAGTACAGCGTAGAGCAATTGACCTAACAAACTGCTTCCGACCGCTATGATAAGCATCGTTACCCATGAGCGGCGCGGGAAGTTGTCTGCATATCGCCATGCAACCAGCGTAATGAGCGGGTACAACAAGGTAAATAATATGCCACTGTGCAGATAGACATCGCACCATGTGCCGAGCAATCCCGCATACAGCAGCGCGCCTCCGCCGCTTTCAAACGCCAGCACACTGCCCAGCAGCAGCGGCGGCAGCCAAAACATTGCGCCCAGTATACGTCCGTACGGCACAATTGTCAGCTGCAGCGCAAGCAAAACGTAGCTTCCTATTGTATAGAATATCCATTTTTTTGCGTTTTGTAATCGCTTATCTCTCATTGATAAAGTCAGTTATGACAAAGAGTGTTCGTAGTTGCCGATATTCGATATTCGGTGCGATTTTGGCAAGCTGTCCCAAACCGCTTTCATGCGCGCACACGCTTTCTATCATACCGATAATTAGGCCGTCCGGAAATGTATCATTGGCACCTGATGTGACTACCAAATCGCCAGCGTTGACACGGGCGTCGTCGGGCAGATATGCCAAGCGCAGTTTATTTTGCTGCATGTCGTCAAAGTGCCCGACGGCAACACCAATGGTACTTGTCTGCTCAATCATGGCACCGATACGCATGTGCGCATCGGTAATCGCTTGTACATTTGCCCATGTGTCACCAGCTTCAGCGACAATGCCGGCTAAGTGCCGATGCTCGTCTATTACACTCATGCCAGCGGCAACGCCGTACCTCTCACCGCGATCAATGGTAAAAAACTGCCCCGTATTGCCGCCGCTAAATCCGATGACATTGGCCATGACAAGCGTAAGTTCGCGTTGGCGCGTTGGCAGATTAAGCAGGGTTCGCAGACGATCATTTTCGGAAACGATGGCCTGGATTTGGCGTGAAGCAGCTTCCATGTCAGCGATTTTTCCGTGCAGGTCATACACTTCGGCTTGCGTGTCGTTTGCGGTCACTCGCCGTCTCACCGCGGCAATGCTGCGCTCGGCCGGCGTAAAGGCGGCGCGCCACGCACCTGATAGCGGAGCATTATTGCTAAGAATTGTTGCTGTTGTCATTGTCGCGATAAAAATGAACAGCAACAGCGTGGCTAAAAATGTTTTTTGACGTTTGAAGAAGATCGTTTACCTCCCACGTTGTAGAGCAAGAGCCGGGCTCCTTCCCTGCGGTGTTTCCGCGAGAATCATTTCCAATTTTATCAGCGGTAACCCAATTACCGTATTTATATCGCCGTCAATGCCTTCAATGAAGACACCACCATGGCCTTGTGCGCCGTATGCGCCGGCTTTGTCAAATGACTCGCCTGTTTGCATATACCAGTCGAGCAGGGGCAAAATATGCTTAAACGTCACGTGTGCCTGTTCATGCCAAAGGTGTTCGACGCCGTTGGCGTCGCGGCAGTATACGCCGGTGTAAACGATATGCGTGTTTCCCGACAAGGCCGTCAACATGGCGCGGGCATTGGCTTCGTCATTTGGTTTTTCGAAAATTTCGCCTTGAAAAGCCACGGTGGTATCAGCGGCTACGATAGGGATGCCTGCGTCATAGCGCGTTGCCACGGCTTGTCCTTTGCGATACGCTAGATTTTCTACCATTTGCGTCGGAGAAACTGAGCCTGCGACCCCTTCGTCAATGTTTGACACGTCAACAATGATATCGTAGCCATGCACCTTCGCCAACGGTTCCAATAACATCAATCGTCGCGGGGAACCAGACGCTAAAATCAAAATTTTGGCTTGCATAAATATTACCTATCCTTCATAGTATAGCCAATAGTTGAGTGAGATAAACAACAAGGCTTGACTTTCTTGAAAAAATCATATATACTCTCTAAGGTCTTAAACTGAGACCTACATTAAAAATCTTTGGAGGAATCTTATCAATGAAAAAGGCAATTACCTTGTTGCTCGCATTGCTGATGGTTGGCGCGTTCACATTCGCGCTGGTTGGCTGCGACAACGACAGCGGAAACAATGAAACAGGCGACGGAAACATGAGTGCCGACTTGGTTGGCACATGGGATTTGTATATTGAAGGCGTTGGCGTTGCCATGGAAGGCGCGCTTGTCATCAACGCAGACGGTACGCTCGAGTCAATGGAAATTCCAATGGAATGGACCTACGCCGATGGCGAGATGACAATCTCTTTTGCGGGTACCGAGACAGATACTTGGACTGTTTCGCTTGACGGTGATATCCTCACCATTGGCGCAGTGGGTGAAGTGCTCACTTATCGCCGCGCTTAAGCACTTATTTTATGAAAAAGGCCGGCACGATAATAACATCGCGCTGGTCTTTTTTGTTGATACTTTCACTAAATATGATATTCTGATTTTTGTGGCCCAAAATAGGCTCTATGATTCAACATAATTTTGGAGAAAAAAACTATGAAAAAGATACTTGCCGTATTGCTCGCGTTGCTGATGGTCGGCGCAATGACGTTTGCGTTGGTTGGTTGTGGCAACGATGATGACAACGATGACGACGGTGGCAGTCTGACTGACATTTTTGGTGTTCTGGAAGACGACGTGGCAGACATCTTTGGCAACTAAGTCAATTTTGAAATGAAAGGGACGCAAAGTTGCGTCCCTTTCATTTTTTACTTTGCCTACATGCCTCGCGGCGGCGTATTACCGGCAAAACTTCAGTGGCTCTTCTATACCCCGCCCATCTCCGCGCCGCGCAAGCGGACGACCTCGCGTTTGAGTTCGTTAATTTCCATTTTAGCTTTGGATGACTCTTCGATATAATCCTTCAATTGCGCACGCATATGTTCCGTCAGCTCGTTGGCTTTAAGCAGATCGTCCACAATGTTTAAGCAGGCCAAAGTTGCCGCTTGGCTAGATGAAACGCGCGTTGTTTCGATGATGCTGCGGATTTTTTGATCAGCGATAGACGCCACCTTATACATATACTCTTCACTTTCATCGACCAACAGGTGCAGCTCCTGTCCGGCGACATTAACCGTAATGCGATTCTTCATGTCGGGTCCTCCTATATCTTGTGGTATTTTGTTGCGTTAGCCTAGTATACCACTATTTTTACATTTCGGCAAGTAGGGACATTGACAAACCAAAAATTTTATGTTATCATACCTCTTGCATGTGCCGGCGTGGTGGAATGGCAGACACGCGCGACTCAAAATCGCGAGGGAAACCGTGTGGGTTCAAGTCCCACCGCCGGCACCAGCGTGACGCTGGACCCAATTGAGGGTTCAGCAAATTCCTGGCAAG contains:
- a CDS encoding peptidoglycan DD-metalloendopeptidase family protein; translated protein: MRQIAIPRGDALGDAARIHKKTQSVRRLEKSRRNIERMAIKGQVASGAILHNVRPKLSLFGRLRAFVLSAKHRGYIFGVSFRENAYRALCATGRTLQSPFVGTWRRIRARDHKVYRHARLNAIIVTLLVAGVITAIGFFDFGIAVDFNGEQIGFVANQQVFDNAVSNVNQQVSRMLGEPFRMELDVAYHYSLVDSRQMLEQRDIERILFSSVEGLDTGYILTIDGTQVGVSDSREKLDTLIEEYKESHVEYGVAVEIASDIEISRNWVSVDTFMGKDELYEVLHRPLRGTVESTVNEGDTIASFAAAYGMTPDILKSLNPETLNGEDVVPAGTRLIVNPALPLVSMATTTTVEVEESIPFERETVNNANMFQGERRVSQQGSYGTRMATFDVRVVDGFEQSRTLVSETITREPVTEITQVGTRARPATVARGNFVRPLRGNFRVTSHFGWRRSGFHHGVDWGAPFGTPIHAADGGRVAFAGRRGNLGLVVEIDHGSGVRTVYAHASSIQVSVGQQVFQGQQIARVGSTGRSTGNHLHFEIRFNGNPVNPLHHLRG
- a CDS encoding penicillin-binding transpeptidase domain-containing protein; its protein translation is MKYKIRLTFLTFVLVLATLLSSARLYQLQVVEQIIAQTDELRIIAHIEPISAVRGKILDRHGRPLVINTLRHYLEFDISALARHHEQANISIAALLQLTKVAPTVTFAEPMSDTHRNRLTRYLDWRGWRQDLSEQELFERLRAAYRISDSLPDDEVRAVTAVRYELSLRFALGGLPPYRLVDDIDVNLLTAIVEADLFGVRIGRESVRHYATEAAAHILGRIGPIYREEFEQMSGLGYAMDAIIGKDGMERVLEEYLRGHDGQRQVERNGLGRVVGVTDIQAAAPGDNAFLTLDLELQKTAEYSLARRIAEMRATGEQDFDALGREAYAGAVVAMDVQSGAILAMASYPTFDLAVYNAQFYELTNDPAAPLFNRAIAGLYAPGSTFKMSSGLALLKSGVVSPETYIYDRGRFTAFEAQGFAPVCHIYRSHRRTHGAVNIVSALQVSCNYYFYDAAHRAGIAPLEEMATLMGFGQPTGIELPGERAGILAGRAHRQSRNQQWHPGDTLQMAIGQSDTLATPLQMANFTAMLANGGKRLQPHIISHVYNYDFSQEQLRNTPKEVAELDVSVDNLEAILQGMRKTCQPGGTAYHIFGDYPVAVAGKTGSAQVNDQTNGIFVAFAPFDAPKIAIAVVVERGDSGGNVAPIARDVMDCFFDRVSRGVLQ
- the mreC gene encoding rod shape-determining protein MreC; the protein is MTTATILSNNAPLSGAWRAAFTPAERSIAAVRRRVTANDTQAEVYDLHGKIADMEAASRQIQAIVSENDRLRTLLNLPTRQRELTLVMANVIGFSGGNTGQFFTIDRGERYGVAAGMSVIDEHRHLAGIVAEAGDTWANVQAITDAHMRIGAMIEQTSTIGVAVGHFDDMQQNKLRLAYLPDDARVNAGDLVVTSGANDTFPDGLIIGMIESVCAHESGLGQLAKIAPNIEYRQLRTLFVITDFINER
- a CDS encoding Maf family protein — its product is MQAKILILASGSPRRLMLLEPLAKVHGYDIIVDVSNIDEGVAGSVSPTQMVENLAYRKGQAVATRYDAGIPIVAADTTVAFQGEIFEKPNDEANARAMLTALSGNTHIVYTGVYCRDANGVEHLWHEQAHVTFKHILPLLDWYMQTGESFDKAGAYGAQGHGGVFIEGIDGDINTVIGLPLIKLEMILAETPQGRSPALALQRGR
- a CDS encoding cell division protein ZapA gives rise to the protein MKNRITVNVAGQELHLLVDESEEYMYKVASIADQKIRSIIETTRVSSSQAATLACLNIVDDLLKANELTEHMRAQLKDYIEESSKAKMEINELKREVVRLRGAEMGGV